A genomic region of Exiguobacterium oxidotolerans JCM 12280 contains the following coding sequences:
- a CDS encoding sensor histidine kinase, with product MKRQILMRFMTIITVTVLLVIGILSFVTYNYYYVTATDVLKRHANASAVLFANSGLAYDYLDSDATIHDVLDSYAYEDAEIEVLDAKGVPRYSSTGFISKRKLVNEEITQLQAGETITKRYDNAATNEHLLEVTEPVVSFGQTTGALRYTTSLNRIDQRVMEICLAILLLGILIWGLAYIYSSRLVSSIVRPIQEVIGASDQIAKQHYDVKVSEAYTFELGELARTINYMGQQIKQQETLKDEFISGISHELRTPLTSIKGWSETLLAEKERLPEEASLGMGIIHSETERLISLVEQLLDFSKLETSRLVLYRQEVNLTAIIEAVTAQLRQKVEEKEVTIVRKLPAQVIGLYDENRLKQVFLNLLDNAIRFSPVGGEITIRLVRSERVLFLSFSDEGPGIPKEHLRHVTEKFYQVQKGKGGTGLGLSICRELVEAHEGKLFIDNQPEGGAIATILLPVTKA from the coding sequence ATGAAACGACAGATATTGATGCGGTTCATGACGATTATTACGGTGACCGTGTTGCTCGTCATCGGAATTTTATCGTTCGTGACTTATAACTATTATTATGTGACGGCGACAGACGTCTTGAAGCGGCATGCGAATGCAAGCGCTGTCCTCTTCGCAAATAGTGGCTTGGCCTATGACTACTTGGATTCAGACGCGACGATTCATGACGTCCTTGATTCCTATGCGTATGAAGATGCTGAGATTGAGGTGCTGGATGCGAAGGGCGTACCCCGCTATTCGTCGACCGGCTTCATCTCAAAACGAAAATTAGTGAACGAAGAGATTACACAACTCCAAGCTGGGGAAACAATAACGAAGCGTTATGATAATGCTGCAACGAATGAACATCTGCTCGAAGTGACAGAACCGGTCGTCTCGTTCGGACAGACGACAGGGGCATTACGTTATACGACGTCGCTCAACCGGATTGATCAGCGAGTGATGGAGATTTGTTTGGCAATCCTTCTGCTCGGAATCCTCATTTGGGGGCTCGCCTATATTTATTCTTCCCGACTCGTCTCCTCGATCGTCCGACCGATTCAAGAAGTCATCGGGGCGTCAGATCAAATCGCGAAGCAACATTACGACGTCAAAGTCAGTGAGGCCTATACGTTCGAACTGGGAGAACTTGCGCGGACGATCAATTACATGGGACAACAAATCAAGCAACAAGAAACGTTGAAGGATGAATTTATTTCTGGGATATCACATGAGTTACGGACACCGCTGACTTCAATCAAAGGATGGAGTGAGACATTGCTCGCAGAGAAAGAGCGTCTACCGGAAGAAGCTTCACTCGGTATGGGCATCATCCACTCGGAGACGGAACGACTGATTTCACTCGTGGAACAGTTACTCGACTTTTCGAAGCTTGAGACGAGTCGCCTCGTCTTATACCGTCAGGAAGTCAACTTGACGGCAATCATCGAAGCCGTCACGGCCCAACTGCGTCAAAAGGTCGAAGAAAAAGAAGTCACCATCGTGCGGAAGTTACCAGCACAAGTCATCGGCCTCTATGACGAAAATCGACTGAAACAAGTCTTCTTGAACCTCTTAGATAATGCGATTCGTTTTTCGCCCGTAGGTGGCGAAATTACAATCCGTCTCGTCCGTTCAGAACGTGTGCTCTTTTTGTCCTTTAGTGACGAAGGACCAGGAATCCCGAAGGAACATTTACGTCATGTCACAGAAAAATTTTATCAAGTTCAAAAAGGAAAAGGTGGGACCGGGCTGGGTCTATCGATTTGCCGTGAACTCGTTGAAGCACATGAAGGAAAACTATTTATCGATAATCAACCAGAAGGTGGTGCTATCGCGACAATCTTGCTTCCGGTGACGAAAGCATAA
- a CDS encoding response regulator transcription factor: MTKILVAEDEHAIRSFIVINLKRAGYEVIEAENGREALEQFKQETFDIMLLDIMMPEVDGFAVCEQARAQDEVVGIIMLTARTREEDKVMGLSVGADDYIAKPFSPAELLARIQSLLRRVETLRRRKQPRELISGPFRIDLGAKRVQKGGIDVEVTPTEYDLLCHFIKNEDQVMSRDELLDAVWGENYFGDRKTVDVNIRRLRQKIEENPAEPQFIETLWGHGYKWRNEK; this comes from the coding sequence ATGACAAAAATATTAGTGGCTGAGGATGAACACGCAATTCGAAGTTTCATCGTCATTAATTTAAAACGGGCAGGGTATGAAGTGATTGAAGCGGAGAATGGTCGAGAGGCGTTAGAACAATTTAAACAAGAGACATTCGATATCATGTTACTCGATATCATGATGCCTGAAGTCGATGGATTTGCTGTATGTGAGCAAGCACGGGCGCAAGATGAAGTCGTTGGAATCATCATGTTAACAGCGCGGACGCGTGAGGAAGACAAGGTCATGGGGCTTAGTGTCGGGGCGGACGATTACATCGCGAAACCGTTTAGCCCGGCCGAATTACTGGCACGTATTCAATCGTTGTTACGACGCGTCGAGACGTTACGTCGTCGGAAGCAACCACGCGAGTTGATTTCAGGACCATTCCGGATTGATCTGGGCGCGAAACGTGTCCAAAAAGGAGGCATCGACGTTGAAGTGACGCCGACAGAGTACGATTTACTTTGTCATTTCATCAAAAATGAAGATCAAGTCATGTCACGGGATGAACTGCTTGATGCTGTCTGGGGAGAAAACTATTTCGGCGATCGAAAAACCGTCGATGTCAACATTCGTCGTCTTCGTCAAAAAATTGAAGAAAACCCGGCTGAACCACAGTTTATCGAAACGTTGTGGGGACACGGCTACAAGTGGCGTAACGAAAAATGA
- a CDS encoding Cof-type HAD-IIB family hydrolase, whose amino-acid sequence MAYEMIVLDLDDTLLTSDHTISKKTKQALLDVQRRGKKVVLASGRPTYAMTDLAKELELERYGSFILSFNGASIINCQTNESLFSSTLSPETVHGLYDLSRREGIYIHTYVGHEIFTETPNEYTTLEGQLTGMDVITVPDFKAAVTEPVVKCLMLAEEQRLAEVEQQLQVELAGQLAVARSKPFFLEFTEAGVTKGTSLELLARHLGIKQADVIACGDGNNDLSMIEWAGLGVAMANAADTVKERAQHMTASNDEDGIALVIEQFMMD is encoded by the coding sequence ATGGCTTACGAAATGATTGTGCTCGACCTTGATGATACATTGTTGACGAGCGACCATACGATTTCCAAAAAAACGAAACAGGCACTACTCGACGTACAACGTCGCGGAAAAAAAGTCGTCCTCGCGAGCGGACGACCTACTTATGCGATGACTGATTTAGCGAAGGAACTTGAACTCGAACGTTACGGAAGTTTCATCCTTAGTTTCAACGGTGCATCCATCATCAACTGTCAGACAAACGAATCACTGTTTTCGAGTACACTCAGCCCGGAAACGGTTCATGGGCTTTACGATTTAAGTCGTCGTGAAGGCATCTATATCCATACGTACGTCGGTCACGAAATTTTTACGGAGACACCGAACGAGTATACGACGCTCGAAGGTCAATTGACGGGGATGGACGTCATCACGGTACCGGACTTTAAAGCTGCCGTAACAGAGCCGGTCGTCAAATGTCTGATGCTTGCTGAAGAACAACGCTTAGCGGAAGTCGAACAACAACTTCAAGTCGAACTTGCGGGTCAACTCGCAGTCGCACGTTCTAAACCCTTCTTCCTTGAGTTCACAGAAGCTGGTGTGACGAAAGGCACGAGTTTGGAACTTCTCGCTCGTCACCTCGGTATTAAACAAGCAGACGTCATCGCCTGCGGGGACGGCAACAACGACTTATCGATGATTGAATGGGCAGGTCTCGGTGTCGCGATGGCAAATGCTGCCGATACCGTCAAAGAGCGCGCTCAGCATATGACGGCTTCAAACGATGAAGACGGCATCGCACTCGTCATCGAACAATTCATGATGGATTGA
- a CDS encoding uracil-DNA glycosylase, whose product MHPAWQTILKEEKEKEYFQQLWSFVQSAYQETTVYPEKDRIFHAFDAVAPSAVRCVILGQDPYHGPNQANGLSFSVNDGVKIPPSLRNMYKELVTDLGCTQPTTGNLEKWSDQGVFLLNTSLTVEDGKAGSHAKKGWEAFTDRVIEVLSAQEEPIAFILWGNHAKSKKVLIDTSRHLIVESVHPSPLSANRGFFGSRPYSRVNQWLEEQGRQPIDWCIS is encoded by the coding sequence ATGCATCCTGCTTGGCAAACGATTTTAAAAGAAGAAAAAGAAAAAGAATATTTTCAACAACTTTGGTCGTTCGTTCAATCGGCCTATCAAGAGACAACGGTTTATCCGGAGAAGGATCGGATTTTTCATGCGTTTGATGCGGTCGCACCGTCAGCCGTTCGATGTGTCATTTTAGGACAGGATCCTTATCATGGACCTAATCAAGCGAACGGATTAAGCTTTTCCGTGAACGACGGGGTCAAGATTCCACCGTCGCTACGAAACATGTATAAAGAACTTGTAACCGATTTAGGATGCACGCAACCAACGACTGGAAATCTCGAAAAGTGGTCGGATCAAGGGGTGTTCCTCTTGAATACATCGTTGACGGTCGAAGATGGGAAGGCCGGATCTCATGCTAAAAAGGGCTGGGAGGCCTTTACTGACCGAGTGATCGAAGTACTCAGTGCACAGGAGGAACCGATTGCGTTTATTCTTTGGGGAAATCATGCAAAAAGTAAGAAAGTATTAATTGATACCTCGCGTCATCTGATAGTGGAGTCGGTCCATCCGAGCCCGTTATCGGCGAACCGTGGTTTTTTTGGAAGTCGGCCTTACTCGCGTGTCAATCAGTGGCTTGAAGAACAAGGGCGCCAACCGATTGATTGGTGTATCTCATGA
- a CDS encoding WecB/TagA/CpsF family glycosyltransferase: MIQTTELFGLPFVNATPSTWYTHIKTVLHDNEKAFLVTANPELVLRSLRDSEYNAILKKATFITPDGIGVTAASKRLGNPLQATLPGIETARELLRTADNLHKRVFLLGGRPEVMKSLIKQLSIRFPNIQFVGTFHGFGKDQEAADAIRSAQADLILVALGAPKQEQWIASVYDLVDRGIFIGVGGAFDVWSGHSKRAPKLFRKLKLEWLYRISTHPRGFEKLKDLVLFASLVLRKKSHI; this comes from the coding sequence ATGATTCAAACAACAGAACTCTTCGGGTTACCGTTCGTCAATGCCACACCATCGACATGGTATACCCATATTAAAACAGTCTTACACGACAATGAAAAAGCTTTTCTTGTGACGGCGAATCCTGAGCTCGTTCTCCGCTCTTTACGTGATTCGGAATACAACGCCATCTTGAAAAAAGCGACGTTCATCACACCTGACGGCATCGGTGTGACTGCCGCCAGTAAACGTCTAGGCAACCCGTTGCAGGCGACGCTTCCCGGAATTGAAACGGCACGGGAATTATTGCGAACGGCTGACAATTTACACAAACGTGTTTTCTTACTCGGAGGTCGCCCGGAAGTGATGAAATCGTTGATTAAACAATTATCGATTCGGTTTCCGAACATCCAGTTCGTCGGGACGTTTCATGGATTCGGGAAGGATCAGGAAGCTGCTGACGCCATTCGTTCTGCACAGGCTGACTTAATCCTTGTCGCGCTCGGGGCACCCAAGCAGGAGCAATGGATTGCTTCCGTTTATGATCTCGTCGATCGCGGCATCTTCATCGGGGTCGGTGGTGCCTTTGATGTTTGGTCCGGTCATAGCAAACGAGCCCCTAAACTGTTCCGCAAACTAAAACTAGAATGGCTCTATCGTATTTCGACACACCCTCGCGGTTTCGAGAAACTGAAGGACCTCGTTTTGTTTGCGTCGCTTGTTCTACGTAAAAAATCACACATCTAA
- a CDS encoding NAD(P)H-dependent oxidoreductase, whose amino-acid sequence MTKLLYVTVNPKSTEHSFSLQTGEAFLESYKAANPNAEVEVLNLYSEDVQEIDTDVLSAWGKFATGEELSEVEIAKVGTMTKHLEQFMAADEYVFVTPMWNFSFPARLKMYIDSVLLAGKTFAYTAEGPKGLMEGKKALHIQATGGVYTGSGLNFGDDYLRQALAFTGVTEYDALFIEGMAMNPEKAEEIKEEAIAKAKELGRAFSTVNA is encoded by the coding sequence ATGACTAAATTACTTTATGTAACTGTAAACCCGAAATCTACGGAACATTCATTCAGCCTTCAAACAGGTGAAGCGTTCCTTGAAAGCTATAAAGCAGCAAATCCAAATGCAGAAGTAGAAGTGCTTAACCTCTACAGCGAAGATGTCCAAGAAATCGATACAGATGTCTTGAGCGCATGGGGCAAATTCGCGACAGGCGAAGAGCTTTCAGAAGTCGAAATCGCTAAAGTCGGTACAATGACGAAACACCTCGAGCAGTTCATGGCAGCTGACGAATATGTTTTCGTTACACCAATGTGGAACTTCTCATTCCCGGCACGTCTCAAAATGTACATCGACAGCGTTCTTCTTGCTGGAAAAACATTTGCCTACACAGCTGAAGGTCCAAAAGGATTGATGGAAGGTAAAAAAGCACTCCACATCCAAGCAACAGGCGGCGTTTACACAGGTTCTGGTTTGAACTTCGGTGACGATTATCTCCGTCAAGCACTCGCATTCACAGGTGTGACTGAATACGACGCGCTCTTCATCGAAGGTATGGCGATGAACCCAGAAAAAGCAGAAGAAATCAAAGAAGAAGCAATCGCAAAAGCGAAAGAACTAGGTCGTGCGTTCTCAACGGTCAACGCGTAA
- a CDS encoding MarR family winged helix-turn-helix transcriptional regulator, whose amino-acid sequence MEATDSKLALKLLVVLSRTMHAVTEQVKADIKTHQLNPSEFGVLELLYHKGDTPLQQIGDKILLTSGSVTYVVDKLENRGLLARKSCPTDRRVTFGTLTEEGQALMEETFPKHEAFLTDLFSDLTVSEKEQLIDQLKRIGYRADNYTHSEKA is encoded by the coding sequence ATGGAAGCGACAGATTCGAAACTAGCACTAAAATTGCTCGTAGTCTTATCGCGAACGATGCATGCTGTGACGGAACAAGTAAAAGCAGACATCAAGACCCATCAATTGAATCCTTCAGAGTTTGGCGTGCTTGAGTTGTTGTATCATAAAGGCGATACACCGCTCCAGCAAATCGGCGACAAGATTTTATTGACGAGTGGAAGTGTCACTTACGTAGTAGATAAACTTGAAAATCGTGGACTACTAGCACGAAAATCTTGCCCGACAGACCGTCGCGTCACATTTGGTACATTGACTGAGGAAGGTCAAGCGTTGATGGAAGAAACGTTCCCGAAACATGAAGCATTTTTGACCGACTTATTCAGCGACTTGACGGTTAGCGAAAAAGAACAATTGATTGATCAACTTAAACGAATCGGGTACCGGGCAGATAATTATACGCATTCTGAAAAAGCGTAA
- a CDS encoding LacI family DNA-binding transcriptional regulator, which translates to MTNIRDLAHEANVSVTTVSRVLNDHPYVAEEKRRAVKEAILKLGYIRNQTAVHLSTGRTKTIGVMLPFVDHPYHAAILQGIAKSAFEDAYRFLTWQTNYFEEHERTVLRALAQREVDGLIIVSHSLAVSEILSYEQYGPIVFCELHEYVSSVYINHYTAFCKGLTALQQLGHHRIGICLGRADSTNSRARKQAYHDLVEPNSNDWVYEQTLTIEDGTRVAEHWLSQKQRPSAIMTTSDHVAAGLIIALRKRGYRIPEDLSVIGFDGSDLAEVLDLTTIAIPYALIGQQAFSLVTRDVMNQPLQIEIPATLQMGNTAAQLPSAD; encoded by the coding sequence ATGACGAACATTCGTGACTTGGCTCACGAAGCAAACGTTTCCGTGACGACGGTCTCACGCGTCCTCAACGATCATCCTTATGTCGCTGAAGAAAAGCGGCGTGCCGTCAAAGAAGCCATTTTAAAGCTTGGCTACATCAGAAATCAAACAGCCGTCCATCTCTCGACTGGACGGACGAAAACGATTGGCGTCATGTTACCCTTCGTCGACCATCCCTACCATGCCGCGATTCTTCAAGGAATCGCTAAAAGTGCCTTTGAGGACGCCTATCGTTTTTTAACGTGGCAAACGAACTATTTTGAAGAACATGAACGAACTGTTTTACGCGCGCTTGCGCAACGTGAAGTCGATGGCTTAATCATCGTCTCACACAGTCTTGCAGTCTCTGAAATTCTTTCGTACGAACAATACGGTCCAATTGTCTTTTGCGAGTTGCATGAATATGTCTCATCCGTCTATATCAATCATTACACTGCGTTTTGTAAAGGCTTGACAGCACTCCAGCAACTCGGTCACCACCGGATCGGCATTTGTCTTGGACGGGCTGATAGTACGAATAGTCGCGCCCGCAAGCAGGCTTATCATGACCTCGTTGAACCTAATTCGAATGATTGGGTGTACGAGCAAACGTTGACGATTGAAGATGGCACCCGTGTCGCGGAACATTGGCTCAGTCAGAAACAGCGCCCTTCTGCTATCATGACGACGAGTGACCACGTCGCTGCTGGACTGATCATCGCGCTCAGAAAACGAGGGTACCGTATCCCGGAGGACCTATCTGTTATCGGGTTCGATGGCAGCGACCTCGCAGAAGTGCTCGATTTGACAACGATCGCGATCCCTTATGCGTTAATTGGTCAACAAGCTTTTTCGCTCGTAACGCGTGATGTCATGAATCAACCGTTACAAATCGAAATCCCGGCAACCCTTCAGATGGGGAATACTGCGGCACAGCTTCCCTCTGCCGATTGA
- a CDS encoding C40 family peptidase codes for MKASLWIRLFILVTLVVSSWSAVPQATKAASAKKVVVSVDVLNIRSKAAVSGKKLGQLKLGQSVTVTSKTSNNWYRLRYQGKTAYIAAMYTKSYNKKATAGLSKTGATIVSVAEGLKGRPYVFGATGPTSFDCSGFTSYVYRALGKSLPRTAASQYAATKRTAPAAGDLVFFTHGSGIQHVGIAVDGSTMINANSYYGQVVKESFRGGYWGSRYVAAGTL; via the coding sequence ATGAAAGCATCGCTCTGGATCCGTTTATTTATACTCGTGACATTAGTCGTGAGCAGTTGGAGTGCCGTCCCACAAGCAACTAAAGCAGCATCGGCAAAAAAAGTAGTCGTTTCAGTCGATGTGTTGAATATCCGTTCGAAAGCCGCTGTCAGTGGGAAGAAACTCGGTCAGCTGAAGCTCGGCCAGTCAGTCACTGTCACGAGCAAAACCTCAAACAACTGGTATCGGTTGCGTTATCAAGGTAAGACAGCGTACATCGCTGCGATGTACACGAAGAGCTACAATAAAAAAGCAACAGCGGGACTCTCAAAAACAGGTGCGACGATTGTATCTGTCGCTGAAGGTTTAAAAGGACGTCCATATGTCTTTGGCGCAACGGGTCCGACGAGCTTTGACTGTTCTGGATTTACAAGTTACGTTTACCGTGCGCTCGGTAAATCTTTACCACGTACGGCAGCCTCGCAATATGCAGCAACGAAACGGACGGCACCCGCAGCAGGAGATCTCGTGTTCTTCACGCATGGCAGTGGCATCCAGCACGTCGGTATTGCAGTCGATGGTTCGACGATGATCAATGCTAACTCGTATTATGGTCAAGTCGTTAAAGAATCATTCCGCGGTGGGTATTGGGGATCGCGTTACGTCGCGGCAGGAACTTTATAA
- a CDS encoding efflux RND transporter permease subunit → MKRIIQFSVNNKFALWLLTIIITVAGIYAGTTMKLETLPDITTPTVSVTTIYPGATPEQVLDEVSRELESKVENLSGVETVRSTSFQNASNLQIDYSFSTDMDEAEQQVKEALANVELPEGAQEPNVSRISFDAFPVVGFAVSDEKRSLSELTKLVETELQPKLEGIEGAQTVQIAGQEIRRIEIRFDDEKLQQYGLTEDNVKQLIQANDSRLALGLYELGDKEQAVVLDGKATTVTELKNLRLPYTPQQAASDTPAAPSQAPTTPQVPTEGQTPTEGQAPTPTQVPTVKLSELAKVEDKGIEESISRSNGERSIGIQVTKSQDANTVDVVTAVKETIQDFEKENGSVKTSVTLDQGKPIEESVSTMISKALIGALFAIIIILLFLRNFKSTIIAVISIPLSLLMAILVLKQMDISLNIMTLGAMTVAIGRVVDDSIVVIENIYRRLTDPGEKLKGKALIIDATREVFIPVASSTIVTIAVFLPLGFVTGFVGELFLPFALTVVFALFASLIVAVTVVPMFADSLFKRGKAPKPEKEDGGKLANWYRGVLNWSLNHKLVVFGLAVLMLVGSFALVPTIGVNFLNQEGEKTFYVTYNPKPGQTLDDSLEAADQAEAYFDKQKNIDNLQFTVGGENPLNPGNTKQAVFIAQYDPDTEDFADVKQQAVNDLNEAIPTGEWKEQDFSGGAGSSGVSYSVFANSIEDLETITPKFVKAIEGESKYVRKVTTDLKDSYTQYTFEVDQQKAAEFGVSTAQLAQGIANVQGVEKPLSTIKVDGKELDVIVPNEQTTYDSINDLEEADITTPLGVKKLSDFVSVKKGTTPDSLNERDGKLVTTVTAELKTDKATEASQAIDDAVKTIDLPTGVSYKVGGVTEQIQESFTQLGLAMAAAVAIVYLVLVVTFGGALTPLVILFSLPFAIIGGLLALLITGETISVSSLIGALMLIGIVVTNAIVLIDRVIHKENEGLATREALLDAAGTRLRPILMTALATIGALSPLALGLEGGALISKGLGVTVIGGLTSSTLLTLLIVPIVYEFLARFRKKKSTD, encoded by the coding sequence ATGAAGCGTATCATTCAATTTTCAGTGAATAATAAATTTGCTCTTTGGTTGCTGACGATCATCATCACCGTCGCTGGGATTTATGCAGGAACGACGATGAAACTCGAAACGCTACCAGACATTACGACACCGACTGTTTCGGTAACGACGATTTATCCAGGGGCGACGCCGGAACAAGTCCTCGATGAAGTCAGTCGAGAACTCGAAAGTAAGGTCGAAAATTTAAGTGGTGTCGAAACAGTTCGATCGACATCTTTCCAAAACGCCTCAAATCTACAAATCGACTACAGCTTCAGTACGGATATGGATGAAGCAGAACAACAAGTTAAAGAAGCATTAGCGAATGTTGAATTACCAGAAGGCGCGCAAGAACCAAATGTCTCACGGATTTCATTCGATGCTTTCCCCGTTGTCGGTTTCGCAGTATCAGATGAAAAACGTTCACTCTCCGAGTTGACGAAGCTCGTTGAGACAGAACTTCAACCGAAACTTGAAGGAATCGAAGGCGCTCAAACGGTTCAAATTGCTGGGCAAGAGATTCGTCGGATTGAAATTCGATTCGATGATGAAAAGCTACAGCAATATGGATTGACAGAAGATAACGTCAAGCAACTGATTCAAGCGAATGATTCGCGTTTAGCACTCGGCTTATACGAGCTTGGTGACAAAGAGCAAGCTGTTGTGCTTGATGGAAAAGCTACGACGGTCACAGAATTAAAAAATCTACGTTTGCCTTATACGCCGCAACAGGCAGCGAGCGATACACCGGCAGCTCCTTCGCAAGCTCCGACGACGCCTCAAGTGCCAACAGAAGGGCAAACACCAACAGAAGGGCAAGCGCCAACACCAACACAAGTCCCGACTGTTAAATTGTCTGAGCTCGCAAAAGTGGAAGATAAAGGAATCGAAGAATCGATTTCGCGGTCAAACGGTGAACGTTCAATCGGAATTCAAGTGACAAAATCACAGGATGCGAATACCGTCGACGTCGTCACTGCCGTCAAAGAAACGATTCAAGATTTTGAAAAAGAAAACGGGTCGGTCAAAACGTCAGTCACACTCGACCAAGGAAAACCGATTGAAGAGTCTGTCTCAACGATGATCAGTAAAGCCTTGATTGGTGCATTATTTGCGATCATCATCATCCTTTTATTCTTACGCAACTTTAAATCGACGATCATCGCAGTCATTTCGATTCCGTTGTCGTTACTGATGGCGATTCTTGTCTTGAAACAGATGGACATCTCGTTGAACATCATGACACTTGGTGCGATGACGGTCGCAATCGGTCGTGTCGTCGATGATTCGATTGTCGTCATCGAAAATATTTACCGTCGCTTAACGGATCCCGGCGAAAAACTTAAAGGTAAAGCCTTAATCATCGATGCAACACGTGAAGTATTCATTCCGGTCGCATCATCAACAATCGTGACGATTGCTGTTTTCTTACCACTCGGGTTCGTAACAGGATTTGTTGGTGAATTGTTCCTGCCGTTCGCATTGACAGTTGTCTTTGCATTATTCGCATCGCTGATTGTTGCCGTAACGGTCGTACCGATGTTTGCTGATTCACTGTTCAAACGTGGGAAAGCGCCGAAACCGGAAAAAGAAGATGGTGGGAAATTAGCGAACTGGTACCGTGGTGTATTGAACTGGTCCTTGAACCATAAGTTAGTTGTCTTTGGTCTCGCGGTCTTGATGCTTGTCGGAAGTTTTGCCCTCGTACCAACGATTGGGGTCAACTTCTTGAATCAAGAGGGTGAAAAAACGTTTTATGTGACGTATAATCCAAAACCAGGTCAAACACTTGATGACTCGCTCGAGGCAGCGGATCAAGCGGAAGCTTATTTCGATAAACAAAAGAATATCGACAATCTCCAGTTCACGGTCGGAGGCGAAAATCCACTTAATCCGGGAAATACGAAACAAGCGGTCTTCATCGCCCAGTATGATCCAGATACAGAGGACTTCGCAGACGTGAAGCAACAAGCAGTGAACGACTTGAATGAAGCCATCCCGACTGGAGAATGGAAAGAACAAGACTTCAGTGGTGGTGCCGGTTCATCTGGTGTTTCGTATTCAGTCTTCGCGAATTCAATCGAAGATCTAGAAACAATCACACCGAAATTCGTTAAAGCAATCGAAGGTGAATCAAAATACGTTCGTAAAGTAACGACCGACTTAAAAGATTCATATACGCAGTACACGTTTGAAGTCGACCAACAAAAAGCTGCCGAGTTCGGTGTGTCGACAGCTCAGCTCGCGCAAGGAATCGCTAACGTGCAAGGTGTCGAAAAACCACTTTCTACTATAAAAGTAGATGGCAAAGAATTAGACGTCATCGTACCGAACGAACAAACGACGTACGACTCGATCAATGATTTAGAAGAAGCCGATATCACGACGCCGCTCGGTGTTAAAAAGTTATCTGATTTCGTCTCTGTCAAAAAAGGTACGACACCGGACTCGTTAAATGAACGAGACGGGAAACTCGTCACAACCGTGACAGCAGAACTGAAAACAGATAAAGCGACGGAAGCATCACAAGCAATTGACGATGCAGTCAAAACAATTGACCTTCCGACAGGTGTTTCTTACAAAGTCGGTGGGGTGACGGAGCAGATTCAAGAATCGTTCACACAACTTGGTCTTGCGATGGCAGCAGCAGTCGCGATCGTCTATCTCGTTCTTGTCGTGACATTCGGTGGAGCATTGACGCCACTCGTCATCTTGTTCTCACTTCCGTTCGCGATCATCGGTGGTTTACTCGCCCTCTTGATTACTGGCGAAACGATCTCGGTTTCATCACTAATCGGAGCCTTGATGTTGATCGGAATCGTTGTCACGAATGCCATCGTCTTGATTGACCGTGTCATTCATAAAGAGAATGAAGGTCTAGCGACACGTGAGGCCCTGCTCGATGCAGCCGGCACACGACTTCGTCCTATCTTGATGACGGCACTCGCAACAATTGGTGCCTTGTCACCACTCGCCCTCGGTCTAGAAGGAGGCGCGTTGATTTCGAAAGGACTTGGGGTCACGGTCATTGGTGGATTAACGAGTTCGACGTTACTGACACTTCTCATCGTCCCGATTGTCTATGAGTTCTTAGCACGTTTTCGGAAAAAGAAGTCAACCGATTAA